A region from the Plasmodium berghei ANKA genome assembly, chromosome: 9 genome encodes:
- a CDS encoding BIR protein, translated as MNDTLCSNFVVLGYYLPDELNDTATFNFDDNSDFKKYCSSENCNTDLEKFSIGFLWLLEQCYSAFKNKSHDINSINAFFIHMLSWFGYKLNQITGQGSTKINDFYTNNIINSHKYDNFTNTAYKFTEIKDFMDERNYLMDINIEDMSKFYDAFKLLCNMYGNIAKNQTGGILLNNANDFVNKYTELNNKYNNEVAPHSQILSVLSTDYDNIKKKCNNIPSLLEKKIEQTTVIKSENNFEQTSAQTSRVTSSSPIGNKLFTFLSIFGAMAFFLGISYKYSLFGFRKRSRKQHLREKLKK; from the exons ATGAATGATACTCTG TGTTCAAACTTTGTTGTTTTGGGGTATTATTTACCCGACGAATTAAACGATACTGCAACATTCAATTTTGATGATAATTCGGATTTCAAAAAGTACTGTTCTAGTGAAAACTGCAATACTGATCTCGAAAAATTTTCGATTGGATTTTTATGGTTACTTGAGCAATGTTATTCTGcattcaaaaataaaagtcatgatataaatagcattaatgcattttttatacatatgcTTTCATGGTTTGGTTACAaattaaatcaaataaCAGGACAAGGTTCCACCAAAATAAACGATTTTTatactaataatataattaatagtcataaatatgataattttacaaatacTGCCTATAAATTTACAGAAATTAAGGATTTCATGGATGAACGAAATTATTTGATGGATATTAATATTGAAGATATGtctaaattttatgatgcattcaaattattatgtaaTATGTATGGTAATATTGCAAAGAATCAAACGGGCGGCATACTGTTAAATAATGCGAATGATTTTGTTAACAAATATACAGAGCtaaacaataaatataataatgaagtTGCCCCACATAGTCAAATATTGTCTGTTTTATCAACTgattatgataatataaaaaagaaatgtaACAATATTCCATCCCTTctagagaaaaaaatagaacAAACTACTGTAATAAAAtctgaaaataattttgaacaAACTTCTGCACAAACATCTAGAGTTACATCAAGTTCGCCGATAggaaacaaattatttacatttttatcgATATTTGGTGCAAtggcattttttttaggaaTCTCCTATaag tattcGTTATTTGGATTTCGAAAACGATCTCGAAAACAACATTTAAGAGAAaagctaaaaaaataa